In one Limosilactobacillus oris genomic region, the following are encoded:
- a CDS encoding 3'-5' exonuclease: protein MNFIAMDFETASAKRYSACSLALTIVRDNQIADEFYTLINPQTPFFWRNVQIHGIHERDVADAPTFPEVWEHIKGFYTPEKLVIAHNNRFDNGVLKSTLEHYGIEPPAYQTLDTVVSSRRLLPGLSNYKLNTVCDALNIDLHHHHNALDDAQACANILLYQGQHFGSQRLRPFIKMVG from the coding sequence ATGAATTTTATTGCAATGGACTTTGAGACGGCCAGCGCGAAACGGTACAGTGCCTGTTCACTTGCCCTGACCATTGTCCGTGACAATCAAATTGCCGATGAGTTCTACACCCTCATCAACCCCCAAACCCCATTCTTCTGGCGTAACGTCCAAATTCACGGCATCCACGAACGCGATGTCGCTGACGCTCCCACCTTCCCTGAGGTTTGGGAACACATCAAGGGCTTCTACACCCCCGAAAAGCTGGTAATTGCCCATAACAACCGCTTTGATAACGGGGTCCTCAAGAGTACCCTCGAGCACTACGGAATTGAGCCGCCAGCCTACCAAACATTGGACACAGTTGTCAGCAGCCGGCGGCTTTTACCAGGTTTGAGCAACTATAAGCTCAACACAGTCTGCGATGCCCTCAACATTGACTTGCATCACCACCATAACGCACTCGATGACGCGCAGGCCTGTGCCAATATCCTGCTGTACCAGGGACAGCACTTTGGCAGCCAGCGCCTGCGGCCGTTCATCAAGATGGTTGGCTAG
- a CDS encoding DUF1361 domain-containing protein, with translation MKQSTFCWLIRLYFWSLIILLAVFVKPPYDFMAFNTFLGYLPIEIGMLLRRFNDCRALAFWVLLVIWLLFYPNAPYVSTDLFHLSWLHPHTNVTGILKTDPVMWLIFAMMLVCALSCLILGTISLDHTTRQLTQLTSPHHPRLQYCWLVLFMLTASTGIYIGRFLRLHSIYLLFTPSWFFKQLWGIWSWPTVEFILILTGMQLIVYWLLKLTQQASKMI, from the coding sequence ATGAAACAGTCCACTTTCTGCTGGCTTATCCGGCTTTATTTCTGGTCCTTGATTATCTTATTAGCAGTCTTCGTCAAACCACCCTATGATTTCATGGCTTTCAACACCTTTCTGGGCTACCTGCCAATTGAAATCGGGATGCTGCTGCGCCGGTTCAATGACTGCCGCGCGTTGGCCTTCTGGGTGCTTTTAGTCATCTGGCTCCTCTTTTATCCTAACGCACCCTATGTTTCGACGGATCTTTTCCACCTCTCCTGGCTCCATCCCCACACTAACGTCACCGGGATTCTCAAAACCGACCCGGTCATGTGGCTGATTTTTGCCATGATGCTGGTCTGCGCGCTTTCCTGTCTGATTCTCGGCACCATCAGCCTCGACCATACCACCCGCCAGCTCACCCAATTGACCAGCCCGCACCATCCCCGTCTCCAATACTGCTGGCTCGTCCTCTTCATGCTGACCGCCAGCACAGGCATTTACATCGGCCGCTTTTTGCGGCTCCACTCCATCTACCTTCTGTTTACCCCCTCCTGGTTTTTCAAGCAACTCTGGGGGATCTGGTCCTGGCCGACGGTGGAATTTATTTTAATCCTGACGGGAATGCAGCTGATTGTCTACTGGCTCCTCAAACTTACCCAGCAGGCCAGCAAAATGATCTAA
- the tsaE gene encoding tRNA (adenosine(37)-N6)-threonylcarbamoyltransferase complex ATPase subunit type 1 TsaE: MQTVEMDSREATITLGKAIGARLAAGDVLVLDGDLGAGKTTFTKGLAQGLAIPDIIKSPTFTIIHEYHDGRLPLYHMDAYRLENGGGEDLGLEEYFDSDGVSVVEWAEFVENELPDDFLAIHFKRTADENKRVLEFEPHGAHFQKLLADVVA; encoded by the coding sequence ATGCAGACAGTTGAAATGGACAGCCGGGAGGCCACGATTACGCTGGGCAAAGCGATTGGCGCACGGCTGGCCGCTGGTGATGTCCTGGTGCTCGATGGTGACCTGGGCGCTGGCAAGACCACTTTTACCAAGGGCCTGGCCCAGGGATTGGCGATTCCGGATATCATCAAGAGCCCGACTTTTACGATCATCCACGAATACCACGATGGGCGCCTGCCCCTTTACCACATGGATGCCTACCGCCTGGAAAACGGTGGTGGCGAAGACCTGGGTTTGGAAGAATACTTTGACAGCGATGGGGTCAGTGTTGTTGAATGGGCTGAATTTGTTGAGAATGAATTGCCAGACGACTTTTTAGCGATTCATTTTAAGCGGACGGCTGACGAAAATAAGCGGGTCCTGGAATTTGAACCCCATGGGGCCCACTTCCAAAAGCTGCTAGCCGATGTGGTGGCTTAA
- a CDS encoding LURP-one-related/scramblase family protein, translating to MRQLYLRDHSTDLHGTTIIRDQQGQSRYLLAGKWGLHHDVLSLYAINGALLAEVKQLSLGLLPKFALYQHRQRVGIVGKSFGFVRQVIYIRGLNWIIVGSPLGNRYRVFGGGRLVFAIKPVQLTGTYYHELQVEREADEPLAILIASVLDHWARGGQVNRQRVSFTNRSLEGDLGMNFKIKQ from the coding sequence GTGCGGCAGTTGTATCTTCGGGATCATTCGACGGACCTTCATGGAACAACGATCATTCGGGACCAGCAGGGGCAGTCCCGGTACCTTCTCGCTGGCAAGTGGGGGTTACACCATGATGTTCTCTCCCTCTATGCGATCAATGGGGCCCTCCTCGCTGAAGTCAAGCAGCTTTCGCTCGGCTTACTGCCAAAGTTTGCCCTTTATCAGCACCGCCAGCGGGTCGGCATCGTTGGGAAATCCTTTGGCTTTGTCCGCCAGGTGATTTACATTCGGGGCCTAAACTGGATTATCGTTGGCTCGCCGCTGGGCAACCGCTACCGGGTCTTTGGCGGCGGCCGGCTCGTTTTTGCTATCAAACCTGTCCAGCTCACCGGCACCTACTACCATGAGCTCCAGGTGGAACGCGAAGCAGATGAACCCCTAGCAATTTTAATTGCCAGTGTGCTGGACCACTGGGCCCGCGGTGGACAGGTCAACCGGCAGCGCGTCAGTTTTACCAACCGGTCACTTGAAGGCGATCTGGGAATGAACTTTAAAATCAAACAGTAA
- the murB gene encoding UDP-N-acetylmuramate dehydrogenase, whose product MANMMTEFPEIEIKQDEPLMHYTYTHTGGPADWLAFPKNVEEVQTLVAYANDHQLPLTVLGNASNLIVRDGGIEGLTLILTRMNKISVTGNRVTAEAGAAYIETTIAARDHSLTGLEFAAGIPGSIGGAIFMNAGAYGGETKEVVESATVLLPDGTIKRLTNEELDFGYRHSSVQDNHGVVLDATFSLQPGDHDEIAAKMDELNARRAAKQPLDLPSCGSVFKRPTGYFAGKLIHDAGLQGYTAGGAQVSTKHAGFIVNIDHGTASDYVAVIHHVQQTVKEKFGVSLQTEVRIIGRN is encoded by the coding sequence ATGGCTAATATGATGACAGAGTTCCCGGAGATTGAAATCAAGCAGGACGAACCGTTAATGCACTACACGTATACCCACACTGGTGGTCCGGCTGATTGGCTGGCCTTCCCTAAAAATGTGGAAGAGGTCCAGACACTGGTGGCTTACGCTAATGACCACCAGCTGCCGCTGACCGTGCTTGGCAACGCCAGTAATTTAATTGTTCGTGATGGCGGAATCGAGGGCCTGACACTGATTTTGACGCGGATGAATAAGATCAGTGTGACGGGCAACCGGGTCACTGCCGAGGCCGGCGCCGCCTACATCGAGACCACAATTGCGGCCCGGGACCACAGCCTGACTGGGCTAGAATTTGCGGCAGGGATTCCTGGCAGCATCGGTGGAGCCATCTTTATGAATGCTGGGGCCTACGGTGGTGAAACCAAGGAAGTTGTAGAGAGTGCCACCGTGCTGCTGCCCGACGGCACGATTAAACGGCTGACTAATGAAGAATTAGACTTTGGCTACCGGCACAGCAGTGTGCAGGATAACCATGGGGTCGTGCTCGACGCCACCTTTAGTCTCCAACCCGGTGACCACGATGAAATCGCCGCAAAGATGGATGAATTGAACGCCCGGCGCGCTGCTAAACAGCCCCTGGACCTGCCATCCTGCGGGAGTGTTTTCAAACGGCCCACGGGCTACTTTGCCGGTAAGCTGATTCACGACGCGGGCCTGCAAGGGTATACGGCAGGTGGTGCTCAGGTATCGACCAAGCACGCTGGCTTTATTGTTAATATTGACCACGGAACTGCGAGTGATTACGTGGCGGTGATCCACCACGTCCAGCAAACGGTCAAGGAAAAATTCGGCGTGAGCCTGCAGACTGAAGTCCGGATTATTGGCCGCAATTAG
- a CDS encoding uracil-DNA glycosylase — MKQLIHNDWWDVLKPQFESQSYSQLHDFLKTEYTHRTIYPEMHHIFEAFEWTPFHNVKVVILGQDPYHGPHQAHGCSFSVLPGVAVPPSLQNIYKELQSDVGFQPVNHGYLKHWADQGVLLLNSVLTVRAGQAYSHRGHGWEQLTDAAIYALSERPQPVVFILWGRAARDKKKLINTNTNIILESPHPSPLSANRGFFGSRPFSKTNEALQAMGEKPIDWQLPANPEVDEGPADQLPKNA; from the coding sequence ATGAAACAATTAATCCACAATGACTGGTGGGATGTTTTGAAGCCCCAGTTTGAAAGCCAGTCCTATTCACAGCTGCATGATTTCTTGAAAACGGAGTACACGCACCGGACGATTTACCCGGAGATGCACCATATCTTTGAGGCGTTCGAGTGGACTCCCTTTCACAATGTCAAGGTCGTGATTTTGGGACAGGATCCCTACCACGGTCCCCATCAGGCCCATGGTTGCAGTTTCTCTGTCTTACCGGGGGTAGCGGTTCCGCCCTCGTTGCAAAACATTTATAAGGAACTGCAGAGCGACGTTGGCTTTCAGCCGGTGAACCATGGTTACCTCAAGCACTGGGCTGACCAGGGCGTGCTATTGCTCAACTCCGTCTTAACGGTTCGGGCGGGGCAGGCATACTCTCACCGGGGACACGGCTGGGAGCAGCTGACGGACGCGGCAATTTACGCCCTGTCCGAACGGCCCCAGCCGGTTGTCTTCATCCTGTGGGGCCGGGCCGCACGGGACAAGAAGAAGCTGATTAATACGAACACCAACATTATTCTGGAGTCGCCCCACCCGAGCCCGCTGTCGGCTAACCGCGGATTCTTTGGGTCACGACCGTTTTCCAAGACCAATGAAGCACTTCAGGCGATGGGAGAAAAGCCGATTGATTGGCAACTGCCGGCAAACCCGGAAGTTGATGAAGGCCCAGCGGATCAGCTGCCGAAAAATGCTTAG
- a CDS encoding GNAT family N-acetyltransferase, producing MADEVHIKLATADDAAKVLDFLRQAATESDAVLIPHLADVTAEQERRNIEMINSFDDCVIMLAMLGNQPIGIVTVMVLEKQPNAGELGVVVAKPYWRNGIGQLLVGEAEYWFQNYSSLQRLVLTVFAENVPAIRLYQKLGFRQTGQHRDGQRKVLEMEYQN from the coding sequence ATGGCTGATGAAGTGCACATCAAACTGGCGACGGCCGACGATGCGGCAAAGGTTCTCGACTTCCTCCGCCAAGCAGCTACGGAGAGCGATGCCGTATTAATTCCGCACCTGGCCGATGTAACGGCAGAGCAGGAACGCCGCAATATTGAAATGATTAACAGTTTTGACGACTGTGTGATCATGCTGGCAATGTTAGGAAACCAGCCAATTGGGATTGTGACGGTCATGGTCTTGGAAAAGCAGCCGAATGCAGGCGAACTCGGCGTAGTGGTTGCTAAACCATACTGGCGCAATGGTATTGGCCAACTATTAGTGGGGGAGGCCGAATACTGGTTCCAGAATTACAGCAGCCTCCAGCGGCTGGTGCTGACAGTATTTGCTGAAAACGTTCCGGCAATCCGCCTCTACCAAAAACTCGGCTTCCGGCAAACCGGGCAACACCGGGACGGCCAGCGGAAAGTCTTAGAAATGGAATACCAAAATTAG
- a CDS encoding PAS domain-containing protein: MAEIPLHGGALTITQLNAIFTTIPVEFDFIDENDIVRWSSANRHRLFKRTDDDLGKHVLEVHPGHSQGRVKQVLHEMHSGDRDSIKVLIHYHKRPISIAFYALHDDQGKYIGCVEVTQPVDDMQERGSLLRNIKQMFNRH; encoded by the coding sequence ATGGCAGAAATTCCATTACATGGCGGGGCCTTAACGATTACCCAGCTCAACGCCATTTTTACTACGATTCCGGTCGAATTCGACTTCATTGACGAAAACGACATTGTCCGTTGGTCATCGGCAAACCGGCACCGGTTATTCAAACGAACCGATGATGACCTCGGCAAGCACGTCTTGGAGGTTCACCCCGGCCACAGCCAGGGACGGGTGAAGCAGGTTTTGCATGAAATGCACAGTGGTGACCGTGATTCCATCAAGGTCCTGATCCACTACCACAAGCGTCCCATTAGCATCGCCTTCTACGCCCTGCACGACGACCAGGGCAAGTACATCGGCTGCGTTGAAGTCACCCAGCCGGTCGACGACATGCAGGAACGGGGTTCCCTCTTGCGGAACATCAAGCAGATGTTTAACCGCCACTAG
- the pta gene encoding phosphate acetyltransferase has protein sequence MELFEEIAAKVKGQNKTIVFPEGEDKRVLGAAVRLQQDGLLKPILLGKRSEIEATAKENGWDISALTILDPAEYPAADKQAMFDALLERRKGKNTPEQVEEMLKDVSYFGTMLVYMGKADGMVSGAVHSTGSTVRPALQIVKTKPGSHRISGAFLMLKGGQRYIFADCAINIELDAPTMAEVAVQSAETAKLFGIDPKVALLSFSTKGSAKGDMVTKVAEATEKVHELAPDLAADGELQFDAAFVPEVGELKAPDSKVAGHANVFIFPSLEAGNIGYKIAQRFGGFTAVGPILQGLNAPIADLSRGCNEDDVYKVALITAARA, from the coding sequence ATGGAATTATTTGAAGAGATTGCTGCCAAGGTAAAGGGACAAAACAAGACGATCGTTTTCCCGGAGGGGGAAGACAAACGGGTCCTTGGTGCTGCTGTTCGTCTGCAACAAGATGGTCTGCTCAAGCCAATTTTACTCGGCAAGCGGAGTGAAATTGAAGCAACTGCCAAGGAAAATGGTTGGGATATTTCTGCCCTGACGATTTTAGACCCTGCTGAGTACCCGGCAGCGGACAAGCAAGCAATGTTTGATGCTTTGTTGGAACGGCGCAAGGGCAAGAACACTCCTGAGCAGGTAGAAGAAATGCTCAAGGACGTTAGCTACTTTGGAACCATGCTGGTTTACATGGGCAAGGCCGACGGGATGGTTTCCGGGGCGGTCCACTCCACTGGTTCGACCGTTCGTCCAGCTCTGCAAATTGTAAAGACGAAGCCCGGTTCTCACCGGATTAGCGGGGCTTTCCTGATGCTCAAGGGCGGCCAACGGTACATCTTTGCAGACTGTGCGATCAACATTGAATTAGATGCGCCAACGATGGCTGAAGTGGCCGTCCAGAGTGCCGAAACGGCTAAGCTCTTTGGGATTGACCCTAAGGTGGCTCTTCTGAGCTTCTCTACCAAGGGTTCGGCCAAGGGCGACATGGTTACCAAGGTTGCCGAAGCCACGGAGAAGGTTCATGAACTGGCACCAGACCTTGCTGCCGACGGTGAATTGCAATTCGACGCGGCCTTTGTTCCAGAGGTCGGTGAATTAAAGGCACCTGATTCCAAGGTTGCCGGTCACGCCAACGTCTTTATCTTCCCAAGCCTGGAAGCTGGGAACATTGGCTACAAGATTGCCCAGCGTTTCGGTGGCTTTACCGCGGTGGGTCCAATCCTGCAAGGACTGAACGCCCCAATTGCCGATTTGTCGCGGGGCTGCAACGAGGATGACGTTTACAAGGTTGCCCTGATTACGGCGGCTCGGGCATAA